In one Erinaceus europaeus chromosome 3, mEriEur2.1, whole genome shotgun sequence genomic region, the following are encoded:
- the MRPL53 gene encoding large ribosomal subunit protein mL53 — translation MSLFCITIMLSPPPSSCIFIAYMLGSIYFGLSFLLILLWSCSQGEPCKRLRKAGHFETPGNRENSKTSNTSASASASGAEFTMAAALARLGLLSVKQIRVQFCPFEKHVESTRTFLQAVSSEKVRSTNLNCSVIADVRHDGSEPCVDVLFGDGHRLLMRGAHLTAQEMLSAFASHIQARSSESEDKPDAGTGTKRR, via the exons atgagtcttttttgtataaccattatgctatctcccccgcccagcTCTTGCATCTTTATTGCCTACATGTTAGGTAGTATTTACTTTGGGCTTTCCTTCCTCCTGATCCTCCTTTGGAGCTGCAGTCAAGGCGAGCCCTGCAAAAGGCTGCGGAAAGCCGGCCACTTTGAGACGCCAGGGAACCGCGAGAACAGTAAAACAAGCAACACTTCCGCTAGCGCGAGTGCTTCCGGGGCGGAGTTCACCATGGCTGCCGCCTTGGCTCGGCTCGGACTCCTGTCCGTGAAGCAGATTCGGGTTCAATTTTGCCCTTTCGAGAAGCATGTGGAGTCGACGAG GACCTTCCTGCAGGCGGTGAGCAGCGAGAAAGTCCGTTCCACCAACCTCAACTGCTCGGTGATCGCGGACGTGAGACACGATGGCTCCGAGCCCTGCGTGGACGTGCTGTTCG GAGACGGGCATCGCCTACTGATGCGCGGCGCCCACCTTACCGCCCAGGAAATGCTCTCAGCCTTCGCCTCCCACATCCAGGCCAGAAGCTCTGAGAGCGAGGACAAGCCGGATGCTGGTACTGGTACCAAGCGCAGATAG
- the CCDC142 gene encoding coiled-coil domain-containing protein 142 isoform X3 yields MQGSLGSLVTCSPMAQTSRSGGLPPLAAAPPLWAQPGGSGKGPWERRRAGARCWDARGPPGLQGPGSTSSLDPGPGGAPGGRPWWVAEAPGVAGERHEAHWRLEPAARGPVPPALQRLRAVLLRLHREREQLLRARLCARHLQAALSLLRTPSHERLPQLCRDLLPQAPRGEALPIGPQESPEPLLLARPVGLASQSLDAAIEAQLRALGREPASPRLSSRLADLLAALPAYHQLQGKVLSHVPGAARPFPPARVLSLLAGERGGQAAGLLDEALQGPGLRDRIHRQCQEERELLPGLLGLIGSVAGPASSGLGLGGAGALWSQYWTLLWASCSENLERSLGPWRDTRAVTQQLNQALSQAALPQECEKELASLCRRLLHQSFIWSWDQGFCQALGSTGDHRILPSSSHTSELLQQLFPPLLDAIREDSSGTMLCHPQGPSSLALGLCTLQTTLLWLGGRAQQLLAAWAPGSFLFLIQKDLPSLLHEAQALSSLVSEENLVLEGEQQLCLEIQRLTTQMQGRLHHESTAPGGCSSPFFVALVVLLSLWLLLLLLMSLLLDKAETNGESRGIHQGAEKDTCRLASPLGKLPPCRWGAGGSNQDPCALHHVRFTCCATTRPPHIFF; encoded by the exons ATGCAGGGGTCGTTAGGTTCGTTGGTGACTTGCAGCCCCATGGCGCAGACGTCTCGCTCGGGGGGCCTGCCTCCGCTCGCCGCCGCACCGCCCCTATGGGCGCAGCCCGGGGGCTCCGGGAAGGGGCCATGGGAAAGGAGGCGGGCGGGCGCTCGGTGCTGGGACGCTCGCGGCCCGCCGGGGTTGCAGGGGCCCGGGAGCACCTCCAGCCTAGACCCGGGGCCCGGCGGAGCTCCGGGAGGGCGCCCGTGGTGGGTCGCGGAGGCGCCGGGGGTTGCGGGTGAGCGCCACGAGGCGCACTGGCGGCTGGAGCCCGCAGCCCGAGGCCCGGTGCCTCCCGCGCTGCAGCGGCTCCGGGCTGTGCTGCTGCGGCTGCACCGCGAGCGGGAGCAGCTCCTCCGAGCGCGGCTCTGCGCCCGCCACCTGCAAGCCGCCCTGAGCCTGCTGCGGACCCCGAGCCACGAGCGGCTGCCTCAGCTCTGCCGAGACCTGTTGCCCCAGGCTCCCCGAGGGGAGGCGCTGCCGATCGGCCCTCAGGAGTCTCCCGAGCCGCTGCTCCTGGCGCGCCCCGTCGGCCTGGCCTCCCAGAGCCTGGATGCTGCCATCGAGGCACAGCTCCGCGCCCTGGGCCGGGAGCCCGCCAGCCCCCGCCTATCGTCCAGGCTCGCCGACCTGCTGGCCGCATTGCCCGCCTACCACCAGCTGCAAGGGAAAGTCTTGAGCCACGTCCCAGGAGCTGCCCGTCCCTTCCCGCCCGCGCGTGTGCTCAGCCTCCTGGCAGGGGAGCGGGGTGGCCAGGCGGCGGGTCTGTTGGATGAGGCGCTCCAGGGACCTGGCTTGCGGGATCGGATCCACAGGCAGTGTCAGGAGGAGCGCGAGCTGTTGCCTGGACTCCTGGGCCTGATAGGGAGTGTGGCAGGTCCAGCCAGCAGCGGACTGGGGCTCGGAGGGGCTGGAGCCCTATGGAGCCAGTACTGGACCCTGCTGTGGGCATCCTGTTCTGAAAATCTGGAGCGCAGCCTGGGACcctggagggacaccagggcagtGACACAGCAGCTGAATCAGGCATTGAGCCAGG CAGCTCTGCCTCAGGAATGTGAGAAGGAGCTGGCTTCCTTGTGTCGAAGACTACTTCACCAGTCCTTTATTTGGAGCTGGGACCAAG GCTTCTGCCAGGCCTTGGGATCCACAGGTGATCACAGAATCCTTCCCTCATCCTCTCACACCTCTGAACTTTTGCAAcagctctttcctcctctcttggaTGCCATTCGTGAAGACAGTTCAGGGACGATGCTCTGTCATCCTCAAG gtcCTTCATCTCTTGCTCTCGGGCTCTGTACCCTACAGACCACTTTGCTCTGGCTTGGGGGCAGAGCACAGCAGCTTCTAGCAGCATGGGCCCCAGGTTCCTTCCTGTTCCTGATCCAGAAGGACTTACCT TCTCTACTGCATGAAGCACAAGCCCTGTCTAGCCTGGTCTCAGAGGAGAACTTGGTCCTGGAAGGGGAGCAGCAGTTGTGCCTGGAGATCCAGAGGCTGACCACACAGATGCAG ggccgcctgcaccatgaatccactgctcctggaggctgttcttctcccttttttgttgcccttgttgttttattgtcattgtggttattgttgttgttattgatgtcattgttgttggataaggcagagacaaatggagagagtaggggaatacaccaaggggcagagaaagacacatgcagacttgcttcaccgctcgggaagctaccaccctgcaggtggggagctgggggctcgaaccaggatccttgtgctttgcaccatgtgcgctttacgtgctgtgctaccacccgacccccccatatctttttttaa
- the CCDC142 gene encoding coiled-coil domain-containing protein 142 isoform X2 — MQGSLGSLVTCSPMAQTSRSGGLPPLAAAPPLWAQPGGSGKGPWERRRAGARCWDARGPPGLQGPGSTSSLDPGPGGAPGGRPWWVAEAPGVAGERHEAHWRLEPAARGPVPPALQRLRAVLLRLHREREQLLRARLCARHLQAALSLLRTPSHERLPQLCRDLLPQAPRGEALPIGPQESPEPLLLARPVGLASQSLDAAIEAQLRALGREPASPRLSSRLADLLAALPAYHQLQGKVLSHVPGAARPFPPARVLSLLAGERGGQAAGLLDEALQGPGLRDRIHRQCQEERELLPGLLGLIGSVAGPASSGLGLGGAGALWSQYWTLLWASCSENLERSLGPWRDTRAVTQQLNQALSQALPQECEKELASLCRRLLHQSFIWSWDQGFCQALGSTGDHRILPSSSHTSELLQQLFPPLLDAIREDSSGTMLCHPQGPSSLALGLCTLQTTLLWLGGRAQQLLAAWAPGSFLFLIQKDLPSLLHEAQALSSLVSEENLVLEGEQQLCLEIQRLTTQMQLLSEESLNLFFQECYKQATQGFEKYMPRGRYWRHHLCPELPSVRSEYAGLVVRTVLEPVLQGLQELPTQAQVPALGQALTAVLGAWLDNILTHGIRFSLQGALQLRQDFGVVQELLEEEQWGLSPELRQTLLMLSIFQRLDGALLCLLQQPLPKTRVHRRPPCCCTCNEVQATELSGNILNSLESLEPPLRPRAPPAQTAQLLSTLWGGPNPDTYLVGNQQAWLALRQHQPPRWHLPFLFCLGLSPEP; from the exons ATGCAGGGGTCGTTAGGTTCGTTGGTGACTTGCAGCCCCATGGCGCAGACGTCTCGCTCGGGGGGCCTGCCTCCGCTCGCCGCCGCACCGCCCCTATGGGCGCAGCCCGGGGGCTCCGGGAAGGGGCCATGGGAAAGGAGGCGGGCGGGCGCTCGGTGCTGGGACGCTCGCGGCCCGCCGGGGTTGCAGGGGCCCGGGAGCACCTCCAGCCTAGACCCGGGGCCCGGCGGAGCTCCGGGAGGGCGCCCGTGGTGGGTCGCGGAGGCGCCGGGGGTTGCGGGTGAGCGCCACGAGGCGCACTGGCGGCTGGAGCCCGCAGCCCGAGGCCCGGTGCCTCCCGCGCTGCAGCGGCTCCGGGCTGTGCTGCTGCGGCTGCACCGCGAGCGGGAGCAGCTCCTCCGAGCGCGGCTCTGCGCCCGCCACCTGCAAGCCGCCCTGAGCCTGCTGCGGACCCCGAGCCACGAGCGGCTGCCTCAGCTCTGCCGAGACCTGTTGCCCCAGGCTCCCCGAGGGGAGGCGCTGCCGATCGGCCCTCAGGAGTCTCCCGAGCCGCTGCTCCTGGCGCGCCCCGTCGGCCTGGCCTCCCAGAGCCTGGATGCTGCCATCGAGGCACAGCTCCGCGCCCTGGGCCGGGAGCCCGCCAGCCCCCGCCTATCGTCCAGGCTCGCCGACCTGCTGGCCGCATTGCCCGCCTACCACCAGCTGCAAGGGAAAGTCTTGAGCCACGTCCCAGGAGCTGCCCGTCCCTTCCCGCCCGCGCGTGTGCTCAGCCTCCTGGCAGGGGAGCGGGGTGGCCAGGCGGCGGGTCTGTTGGATGAGGCGCTCCAGGGACCTGGCTTGCGGGATCGGATCCACAGGCAGTGTCAGGAGGAGCGCGAGCTGTTGCCTGGACTCCTGGGCCTGATAGGGAGTGTGGCAGGTCCAGCCAGCAGCGGACTGGGGCTCGGAGGGGCTGGAGCCCTATGGAGCCAGTACTGGACCCTGCTGTGGGCATCCTGTTCTGAAAATCTGGAGCGCAGCCTGGGACcctggagggacaccagggcagtGACACAGCAGCTGAATCAGGCATTGAGCCAGG CTCTGCCTCAGGAATGTGAGAAGGAGCTGGCTTCCTTGTGTCGAAGACTACTTCACCAGTCCTTTATTTGGAGCTGGGACCAAG GCTTCTGCCAGGCCTTGGGATCCACAGGTGATCACAGAATCCTTCCCTCATCCTCTCACACCTCTGAACTTTTGCAAcagctctttcctcctctcttggaTGCCATTCGTGAAGACAGTTCAGGGACGATGCTCTGTCATCCTCAAG gtcCTTCATCTCTTGCTCTCGGGCTCTGTACCCTACAGACCACTTTGCTCTGGCTTGGGGGCAGAGCACAGCAGCTTCTAGCAGCATGGGCCCCAGGTTCCTTCCTGTTCCTGATCCAGAAGGACTTACCT TCTCTACTGCATGAAGCACAAGCCCTGTCTAGCCTGGTCTCAGAGGAGAACTTGGTCCTGGAAGGGGAGCAGCAGTTGTGCCTGGAGATCCAGAGGCTGACCACACAGATGCAG ctcctgtctgaaGAGTCTCTAAATCTCTTCTTTCAAGAATGTTATAAACAAGCCACACAGGGCTTTGAAAAGTATATGCCAAGGGGTCGGTACTGGCGCCATCATCTTTGTCCTG AACTACCCAGTGTTCGAAGTGAGTATGCAGGCTTGGTGGTCCGCACTGTACTGGAGCCTGTGTTGCAAGGATTGCAGGAACTGCCAACCCAAGCCCAGGTCCCTGCCCTTGGCCAGGCTCTGACAGCTGTCTTGGGTGCCTGGCTTGATAACATTCTCACCCATGGGATCCGGTTCAG CCTGCAGGGAGCACTGCAGCTCAGACAAGATTTtggagtggtccaggagttgcTGGAGGAGGAGCAGTGGGGCCTTTCTCCAGAACTTCGCCAGACTTTGCTCATGCTCAGCATCTTCCAGCGACTGGATGGGGCCCTACTGTGTCTATTGCAGCAGCCTCTGCCCAAGACACGAGTGCACAGAAGGCCTCCTTGCTGCT GTACTTGTAATGAAGTTCAGGCTACAGAATTGTCCGGCAACATTCTCAACAGCCTGGAGAGTTTGGAGCCCCCTCTTCGTCCTCGAGCACCTCCAGCTCAGACAGCTCAGCTGTTAAGCACACTGTGGGGAGGACCTAATCCAGATACTTACCTGGTGGGAAATCAGCAGGCCTGGCTTGCCTTGAGACAGCACCAGCCCCCTCGTTGgcatttgccttttcttttctgcctGGGACTCAGTCCTGAACCCTAA
- the CCDC142 gene encoding coiled-coil domain-containing protein 142 isoform X1: MQGSLGSLVTCSPMAQTSRSGGLPPLAAAPPLWAQPGGSGKGPWERRRAGARCWDARGPPGLQGPGSTSSLDPGPGGAPGGRPWWVAEAPGVAGERHEAHWRLEPAARGPVPPALQRLRAVLLRLHREREQLLRARLCARHLQAALSLLRTPSHERLPQLCRDLLPQAPRGEALPIGPQESPEPLLLARPVGLASQSLDAAIEAQLRALGREPASPRLSSRLADLLAALPAYHQLQGKVLSHVPGAARPFPPARVLSLLAGERGGQAAGLLDEALQGPGLRDRIHRQCQEERELLPGLLGLIGSVAGPASSGLGLGGAGALWSQYWTLLWASCSENLERSLGPWRDTRAVTQQLNQALSQAALPQECEKELASLCRRLLHQSFIWSWDQGFCQALGSTGDHRILPSSSHTSELLQQLFPPLLDAIREDSSGTMLCHPQGPSSLALGLCTLQTTLLWLGGRAQQLLAAWAPGSFLFLIQKDLPSLLHEAQALSSLVSEENLVLEGEQQLCLEIQRLTTQMQLLSEESLNLFFQECYKQATQGFEKYMPRGRYWRHHLCPELPSVRSEYAGLVVRTVLEPVLQGLQELPTQAQVPALGQALTAVLGAWLDNILTHGIRFSLQGALQLRQDFGVVQELLEEEQWGLSPELRQTLLMLSIFQRLDGALLCLLQQPLPKTRVHRRPPCCCTCNEVQATELSGNILNSLESLEPPLRPRAPPAQTAQLLSTLWGGPNPDTYLVGNQQAWLALRQHQPPRWHLPFLFCLGLSPEP, translated from the exons ATGCAGGGGTCGTTAGGTTCGTTGGTGACTTGCAGCCCCATGGCGCAGACGTCTCGCTCGGGGGGCCTGCCTCCGCTCGCCGCCGCACCGCCCCTATGGGCGCAGCCCGGGGGCTCCGGGAAGGGGCCATGGGAAAGGAGGCGGGCGGGCGCTCGGTGCTGGGACGCTCGCGGCCCGCCGGGGTTGCAGGGGCCCGGGAGCACCTCCAGCCTAGACCCGGGGCCCGGCGGAGCTCCGGGAGGGCGCCCGTGGTGGGTCGCGGAGGCGCCGGGGGTTGCGGGTGAGCGCCACGAGGCGCACTGGCGGCTGGAGCCCGCAGCCCGAGGCCCGGTGCCTCCCGCGCTGCAGCGGCTCCGGGCTGTGCTGCTGCGGCTGCACCGCGAGCGGGAGCAGCTCCTCCGAGCGCGGCTCTGCGCCCGCCACCTGCAAGCCGCCCTGAGCCTGCTGCGGACCCCGAGCCACGAGCGGCTGCCTCAGCTCTGCCGAGACCTGTTGCCCCAGGCTCCCCGAGGGGAGGCGCTGCCGATCGGCCCTCAGGAGTCTCCCGAGCCGCTGCTCCTGGCGCGCCCCGTCGGCCTGGCCTCCCAGAGCCTGGATGCTGCCATCGAGGCACAGCTCCGCGCCCTGGGCCGGGAGCCCGCCAGCCCCCGCCTATCGTCCAGGCTCGCCGACCTGCTGGCCGCATTGCCCGCCTACCACCAGCTGCAAGGGAAAGTCTTGAGCCACGTCCCAGGAGCTGCCCGTCCCTTCCCGCCCGCGCGTGTGCTCAGCCTCCTGGCAGGGGAGCGGGGTGGCCAGGCGGCGGGTCTGTTGGATGAGGCGCTCCAGGGACCTGGCTTGCGGGATCGGATCCACAGGCAGTGTCAGGAGGAGCGCGAGCTGTTGCCTGGACTCCTGGGCCTGATAGGGAGTGTGGCAGGTCCAGCCAGCAGCGGACTGGGGCTCGGAGGGGCTGGAGCCCTATGGAGCCAGTACTGGACCCTGCTGTGGGCATCCTGTTCTGAAAATCTGGAGCGCAGCCTGGGACcctggagggacaccagggcagtGACACAGCAGCTGAATCAGGCATTGAGCCAGG CAGCTCTGCCTCAGGAATGTGAGAAGGAGCTGGCTTCCTTGTGTCGAAGACTACTTCACCAGTCCTTTATTTGGAGCTGGGACCAAG GCTTCTGCCAGGCCTTGGGATCCACAGGTGATCACAGAATCCTTCCCTCATCCTCTCACACCTCTGAACTTTTGCAAcagctctttcctcctctcttggaTGCCATTCGTGAAGACAGTTCAGGGACGATGCTCTGTCATCCTCAAG gtcCTTCATCTCTTGCTCTCGGGCTCTGTACCCTACAGACCACTTTGCTCTGGCTTGGGGGCAGAGCACAGCAGCTTCTAGCAGCATGGGCCCCAGGTTCCTTCCTGTTCCTGATCCAGAAGGACTTACCT TCTCTACTGCATGAAGCACAAGCCCTGTCTAGCCTGGTCTCAGAGGAGAACTTGGTCCTGGAAGGGGAGCAGCAGTTGTGCCTGGAGATCCAGAGGCTGACCACACAGATGCAG ctcctgtctgaaGAGTCTCTAAATCTCTTCTTTCAAGAATGTTATAAACAAGCCACACAGGGCTTTGAAAAGTATATGCCAAGGGGTCGGTACTGGCGCCATCATCTTTGTCCTG AACTACCCAGTGTTCGAAGTGAGTATGCAGGCTTGGTGGTCCGCACTGTACTGGAGCCTGTGTTGCAAGGATTGCAGGAACTGCCAACCCAAGCCCAGGTCCCTGCCCTTGGCCAGGCTCTGACAGCTGTCTTGGGTGCCTGGCTTGATAACATTCTCACCCATGGGATCCGGTTCAG CCTGCAGGGAGCACTGCAGCTCAGACAAGATTTtggagtggtccaggagttgcTGGAGGAGGAGCAGTGGGGCCTTTCTCCAGAACTTCGCCAGACTTTGCTCATGCTCAGCATCTTCCAGCGACTGGATGGGGCCCTACTGTGTCTATTGCAGCAGCCTCTGCCCAAGACACGAGTGCACAGAAGGCCTCCTTGCTGCT GTACTTGTAATGAAGTTCAGGCTACAGAATTGTCCGGCAACATTCTCAACAGCCTGGAGAGTTTGGAGCCCCCTCTTCGTCCTCGAGCACCTCCAGCTCAGACAGCTCAGCTGTTAAGCACACTGTGGGGAGGACCTAATCCAGATACTTACCTGGTGGGAAATCAGCAGGCCTGGCTTGCCTTGAGACAGCACCAGCCCCCTCGTTGgcatttgccttttcttttctgcctGGGACTCAGTCCTGAACCCTAA